In the Salinirubrum litoreum genome, one interval contains:
- a CDS encoding ABC transporter ATP-binding protein, whose amino-acid sequence MTTAVHLDGITKRFPGVVANDDVTLTVERGTVHALLGENGAGKTTLMNVLYGLYQPTEGTINVDGEPREFDSPRDAIDAGIGMIHQHFMLVDPMTVTQNIVLGHEPRKWLGLATDSAQARADVRELSEKYGFDVDPEAAIEDVSVGVQQRVEILKALYRGADILILDEPTAVLTPQEVEELFAVFEELTAQGKTIIFITHKLGEAMHAADDITVLRDGHHVGTVPADETTRESLAELMVGREVLMEVGTDTREPGETVLGVENIHVDDNRGIEAVTDVNFSVREGEIFGIAGVDGNGQSELIEAITGLRTPTTGRVVYEGEDITDAPRRQRIDSGMAYVPEDRHERGLVMEFDLVSNGILGSQHSPQFARDGRIDWPGARTHAEDIISEYDVRPPNADATAESLSGGNQQKFIVGREFERNPDLVVATHPTRGVDIGSTEFIHDRLRELRQAGKGILLVSSKLDEVQGLSDRLGVMHDGRLMDVVDPAEVTEEQIGLLMAGESIDAGTDATADGQTTAPAESDADVAADGGER is encoded by the coding sequence ATGACGACCGCTGTCCACCTCGACGGGATCACGAAACGCTTCCCTGGGGTCGTCGCCAACGACGACGTGACCCTCACCGTCGAGCGCGGCACGGTCCACGCGCTGTTGGGCGAGAACGGCGCGGGGAAGACGACGCTGATGAACGTCCTCTACGGCCTCTACCAGCCGACAGAGGGGACCATCAACGTCGACGGCGAGCCACGCGAATTCGACTCGCCCCGTGACGCCATCGACGCCGGCATCGGGATGATCCACCAGCACTTCATGCTCGTGGACCCGATGACGGTCACCCAGAACATCGTGCTGGGCCACGAACCCCGGAAGTGGTTGGGACTGGCGACAGACTCCGCACAGGCGCGGGCCGACGTGCGCGAACTCTCCGAGAAGTACGGCTTCGACGTCGACCCCGAGGCGGCCATCGAGGACGTGTCGGTCGGCGTCCAACAGCGCGTCGAGATTCTGAAGGCGCTGTATCGCGGGGCGGACATCCTCATCCTCGACGAACCGACCGCCGTGTTGACGCCACAGGAGGTCGAGGAACTGTTCGCCGTCTTCGAGGAACTCACCGCACAGGGCAAGACGATCATCTTCATCACCCACAAACTGGGCGAGGCGATGCACGCCGCCGACGACATCACGGTCCTGCGGGACGGCCACCACGTCGGGACCGTCCCCGCAGACGAGACCACCCGCGAGTCGCTCGCGGAACTGATGGTCGGCCGCGAGGTGCTGATGGAGGTCGGGACCGACACCCGCGAACCGGGCGAGACGGTCCTCGGCGTCGAGAACATCCACGTCGACGACAACCGCGGCATCGAGGCCGTGACCGACGTGAACTTCTCCGTCCGGGAGGGCGAGATCTTCGGCATCGCCGGCGTCGACGGCAACGGCCAGTCGGAACTGATCGAAGCGATCACCGGGCTTCGGACGCCGACGACGGGGCGAGTCGTCTACGAGGGCGAGGACATCACCGACGCGCCGCGCAGACAGCGGATCGACAGTGGGATGGCGTACGTCCCCGAGGACCGCCACGAGCGCGGACTGGTGATGGAGTTCGACCTCGTGAGCAACGGGATTCTGGGGAGCCAGCACAGCCCGCAGTTCGCCCGCGACGGCCGGATCGACTGGCCGGGCGCGCGGACCCACGCCGAGGACATCATCTCGGAGTACGACGTGCGGCCGCCGAACGCCGACGCGACTGCGGAGTCGCTGTCGGGCGGCAACCAGCAGAAGTTCATCGTCGGTCGGGAGTTCGAGCGAAATCCCGATCTGGTGGTGGCGACGCACCCGACACGCGGTGTGGACATCGGCTCGACCGAGTTCATCCACGACCGCCTCCGTGAACTGCGGCAGGCCGGGAAGGGCATCCTGCTCGTCTCCTCGAAACTCGACGAGGTGCAGGGGCTGTCCGACAGACTCGGCGTGATGCACGACGGGCGACTGATGGACGTGGTCGACCCTGCCGAGGTGACCGAAGAACAGATCGGCCTGCTGATGGCCGGCGAGTCCATCGACGCCGGCACGGACGCGACCGCCGACGGGCAGACGACTGCGCCCGCCGAGTCGGACGCCGACGTGGCGGCCGACGGAGGTGAGCGATGA
- a CDS encoding ABC transporter permease has translation MSDSGVEPEAPAESESPEQTGWRRQLQRLVDASAFERLAISVAALVLAVLVGAVIILVSGRIATCQTAAATYFGLGFCYDPIEVYLVLFNGALGNPFALGEPALFAEGWGFYNFGLALTLKETTLLVFTGLSVAVAFRAGLFNIGTQGQLVLGALATGLFALYVSRAVPSGMIGGLIVIPTSILVGAVVGGLYGAIPGALKAYADANEVITTIMLNFIAAQVAFVVVSEYFRNPDSQVVETTPLADFATILPVSSFLPFGFPASGDFSLLALAFAFLLVAAIFYLLERTSFGYDLRTSGIQPEAAEYGGVDAKRTTVASMFLSGALGGIGGAVWVLMVIGKWQAGVPALGFDGITVSILAGNNPLGVFPAALLFGTLKSGSVAVQFQTGVPKQLVGVLRGLIILFVAMPEFFRLLGRNVIDLRPERPATATDGGRIGGEDDE, from the coding sequence ATGAGCGACTCCGGTGTGGAACCCGAAGCGCCGGCAGAGTCGGAGTCGCCAGAACAGACCGGCTGGCGGCGTCAGCTCCAGCGCCTCGTGGACGCCTCTGCCTTCGAACGACTGGCGATCAGTGTCGCGGCGCTCGTGCTCGCCGTACTGGTCGGCGCGGTCATCATCCTCGTCTCCGGTCGCATCGCCACCTGCCAGACGGCGGCGGCCACCTACTTCGGTCTCGGGTTCTGTTACGATCCGATCGAGGTGTACCTCGTGCTGTTCAACGGCGCGCTCGGCAACCCCTTCGCGCTCGGCGAGCCGGCGCTGTTCGCCGAGGGCTGGGGCTTCTACAACTTCGGCCTCGCGCTGACGCTGAAGGAGACGACACTGCTCGTCTTCACCGGCCTGTCGGTGGCCGTGGCGTTCCGCGCGGGCCTGTTCAACATCGGGACGCAGGGCCAGTTAGTGCTCGGTGCGCTGGCGACCGGCCTGTTCGCGCTGTACGTCTCGCGTGCGGTTCCCTCGGGGATGATCGGCGGTCTGATCGTCATCCCGACGTCGATTCTCGTCGGCGCGGTCGTCGGCGGGCTCTACGGCGCGATTCCGGGGGCGCTGAAGGCCTACGCCGACGCGAACGAGGTGATCACGACGATCATGCTCAACTTCATCGCCGCACAGGTCGCCTTCGTGGTCGTCTCGGAGTACTTCCGCAACCCCGACTCGCAGGTCGTCGAGACGACGCCGCTGGCCGACTTCGCCACCATCCTGCCGGTGAGTTCGTTCCTCCCGTTCGGCTTCCCGGCTTCGGGTGACTTCTCGCTGCTCGCGCTGGCGTTCGCGTTCCTGCTGGTCGCGGCAATCTTCTACCTGCTCGAACGCACCTCGTTCGGCTACGACCTGCGCACCTCCGGCATCCAACCCGAGGCGGCCGAGTACGGCGGCGTCGACGCCAAGCGGACGACCGTGGCGAGTATGTTCCTCTCGGGTGCGCTCGGGGGCATCGGCGGCGCGGTGTGGGTCCTGATGGTCATCGGCAAGTGGCAGGCCGGCGTGCCGGCGCTCGGCTTCGACGGCATCACGGTCTCCATCCTCGCGGGGAACAACCCGCTCGGTGTCTTCCCGGCCGCGCTGTTGTTCGGGACGCTGAAGTCCGGGTCCGTGGCGGTACAGTTCCAGACCGGCGTGCCGAAGCAACTCGTGGGAGTGCTGCGCGGGCTGATCATCCTGTTCGTGGCGATGCCGGAGTTCTTCCGCCTGCTGGGTCGCAACGTGATCGACCTCCGACCGGAGCGTCCGGCGACCGCGACCGACGGCGGCCGCATCGGGGGTGAGGACGATGAGTAA